A window of the Corallococcus soli genome harbors these coding sequences:
- the tsaB gene encoding tRNA (adenosine(37)-N6)-threonylcarbamoyltransferase complex dimerization subunit type 1 TsaB codes for MLLALDTSTLTLSLALVERQGDALRTVEHVVVLPPEKQSEALPGVVGELLTRHGLKLTDLEGLAVGLGPGSFTGLRIGLATVKSLAYATGLRVAGASSLAAVALEGPEGVPLFCLAVARRDDLYLGAYRRTGHTVEALSGETAMSPEEVAQRMAAEPGAVALGPALTDYRQALEKHGVAPHRLLSGPAFPSAVEVGRLARLPDAYSMQALFALEPHYVRASEPERNPKFPPLPGPAPTSRLRED; via the coding sequence GTGTTGCTCGCGCTGGACACCTCCACGCTGACGCTGTCGCTCGCCCTGGTGGAACGCCAGGGGGACGCCCTGCGCACGGTGGAGCACGTGGTGGTGCTTCCGCCGGAGAAACAGAGCGAGGCCCTGCCCGGCGTCGTCGGTGAGCTGCTCACGCGCCACGGCCTGAAGCTGACGGACCTGGAGGGGCTGGCGGTGGGCCTGGGGCCCGGGTCCTTCACCGGCCTGCGCATCGGACTCGCCACGGTGAAGTCGCTCGCGTACGCCACGGGCCTGAGGGTGGCCGGCGCGTCGTCGCTGGCGGCGGTGGCGCTGGAGGGCCCGGAGGGCGTGCCGCTGTTCTGCCTCGCCGTGGCGCGCCGGGACGACCTCTACCTGGGCGCCTACCGCCGCACCGGCCACACCGTGGAGGCGCTCTCCGGGGAGACCGCGATGTCGCCGGAGGAGGTGGCCCAGCGCATGGCCGCCGAACCCGGGGCGGTGGCGCTGGGGCCCGCGCTGACGGACTACCGGCAGGCGCTGGAGAAGCACGGCGTCGCGCCGCACCGGCTCCTGTCCGGGCCGGCCTTCCCGTCCGCGGTGGAGGTGGGGCGGCTCGCGCGGCTGCCGGACGCCTATTCCATGCAGGCCCTGTTCGCGCTGGAGCCGCACTACGTCCGGGCGTCGGAGCCGGAGCGCAACCCCAAGTTCCCGCCGCTGCCGGGCCCCGCGCCCACGTCGCGGCTCAGGGAAGACTGA
- a CDS encoding septal ring lytic transglycosylase RlpA family protein translates to MRGRTALLLMGMGLFAGCATRATKPQPPETASGKEDPKVTRRDKMPGTYLGEGIASFYGPGLHGRPTASGEKFNQNAMTAAHRTARFGSCVKVLNMENGLHVEVRINDRGPFVDGRIIDVSKAAAKTLGILDKGLARVRLYRCGARVSQVPLDLWAIPA, encoded by the coding sequence ATGCGAGGACGTACCGCGCTCCTGCTGATGGGGATGGGACTGTTCGCCGGTTGCGCGACGCGCGCGACGAAGCCCCAGCCCCCGGAGACGGCTTCGGGCAAGGAAGACCCGAAGGTGACCCGCCGGGACAAGATGCCGGGCACGTATCTGGGCGAGGGAATCGCGTCCTTCTACGGCCCCGGCCTCCACGGCCGGCCCACCGCCAGCGGGGAGAAGTTCAACCAGAACGCGATGACCGCGGCGCACCGCACGGCGCGCTTCGGCTCCTGCGTGAAGGTGCTGAACATGGAGAACGGCCTCCACGTGGAGGTGCGCATCAACGACCGCGGCCCCTTCGTGGACGGTCGCATCATCGACGTGTCGAAGGCCGCCGCGAAGACGCTGGGCATCCTGGACAAGGGCCTGGCGCGCGTGCGGCTGTACCGGTGCGGCGCGCGCGTGTCACAAGTGCCGCTGGACCTGTGGGCCATTCCGGCCTGA